The Bacteroidales bacterium genome includes a window with the following:
- a CDS encoding YebC/PmpR family DNA-binding transcriptional regulator has translation MSGHNKWSSIKHKKGIADARRSKIFSRIVKEIQVAVREGGPDEEYNPRLRLAIQNAKGANMPKENILKAINKADKEGSNLQEVTFEGYAPGGVAIFIECLTDNNNRTVSNIRSIFNKRGGNLGTKGSLNFLFERKGVITVPKASSINPEEFELAVIDAGAEDLEDNGDFYTIYTSMEDFGKVRKALEEMKVEVENASLQRIPNDYKQLPKDEALKILRMVEEIEDDDDVQNVYHNLEISDEIMAAMEG, from the coding sequence ATGTCAGGTCATAATAAATGGTCATCCATCAAGCACAAGAAAGGGATTGCTGATGCCCGGCGGTCGAAAATATTTTCCCGCATTGTAAAGGAAATCCAGGTTGCCGTCAGGGAAGGCGGCCCGGATGAAGAATATAACCCCCGGCTCCGGCTCGCCATTCAGAATGCCAAAGGAGCCAATATGCCCAAGGAAAATATCCTCAAAGCGATTAATAAGGCCGATAAGGAAGGCTCTAACCTTCAGGAAGTTACCTTCGAAGGTTATGCTCCCGGCGGAGTGGCTATTTTTATAGAATGCCTCACCGATAACAACAACCGCACAGTCAGCAATATTCGTTCCATATTTAACAAACGGGGCGGAAACCTCGGAACAAAAGGGTCTCTCAACTTTTTATTCGAAAGAAAAGGCGTTATTACCGTACCAAAAGCTTCGTCCATCAACCCGGAGGAATTTGAACTGGCTGTTATTGATGCCGGGGCCGAAGACCTTGAAGACAATGGCGATTTCTACACCATTTATACCTCAATGGAAGATTTTGGAAAGGTTAGAAAGGCTCTTGAAGAGATGAAAGTGGAAGTGGAAAACGCCTCCCTGCAGCGCATACCAAACGATTACAAGCAATTGCCAAAGGACGAAGCCTTAAAGATTCTGCGCATGGTTGAAGAAATTGAAGACGATGACGATGTGCAGAATGTCTACCATAACCTCGAAATTTCGGACGAAATCATGGCCGCAATGGAAGGTTGA